The Drosophila yakuba strain Tai18E2 chromosome X, Prin_Dyak_Tai18E2_2.1, whole genome shotgun sequence DNA segment GCCATACGTACATAAGGATATGGGTGTGCCTTTGATTTACTCCGCACTCCACGAGTGCTGAAATTGGatacatataacatatataacaTAGAACGTCTATTTAAACAGCTGCAGAAGTAAGTGAAACTCGATCATATCGttaagttttcaaaaaaaaagtcacatatatatttgcagTTAAGAGCCCTACAACTAAGTCAACAAAAATGGCATTCAAGTGGTGATGTCCTGGCTTAGTGGTGATAGGCGGCGTAAACGGGAGCCACTGGAGCCACTGGAGCCACGGTCTTGACCACGGTCTTCACCAGCGGCTCCCGGTTGACCACGGCATTGAACCCGTTGATGGGATCGGCGGTGTACTGCACCGTGCGCTTGAAGCCATCGGCATCCACCAGGGAGTACTCGCCGCGGACCACGTCGCCGTCGCGCTCCTCCACCTGGCTCTTGGAGTCGCCGGAGAGGGCGTCCTGCACATCGTAGGCGTACTTGTACTGCGGATGCGGGTCGT contains these protein-coding regions:
- the LOC6524096 gene encoding larval cuticle protein A2B, whose product is MAFKFVALLALIAAASAGVLPAAQVYHHAAPVVGTYAAPVPVAATGAVLKTVAQPVLAKADEEYDPHPQYKYAYDVQDALSGDSKSQVEERDGDVVRGEYSLVDADGFKRTVQYTADPINGFNAVVNREPLVKTVVKTVAPVAPVAPVYAAYHH